The Thalassophryne amazonica chromosome 13, fThaAma1.1, whole genome shotgun sequence genome window below encodes:
- the sar1ab gene encoding secretion associated, Ras related GTPase 1Ab, with protein MSVIFDWIYKSFSSVLQLLGLYKKSGKLVFLGLDNAGKTTLLYMLRDDRLGQHVPTLHPTSEELTLAGMTFTTFDLGGHSQARRIWKNYLPAVNGIVYMVDCADRERLTEAKVELDALLTDDTISNVPVLILGNKIDRPEAISEDALKEMFGLHGHTTGKGKVSLKELNLRPLEVFMCSVLKKQGYGDGFRWLSQYID; from the exons ATGTCTGTTATATTTGATTGGATCTACAAAAGTTTCAGCAGCGTTTTACAACTTCTAG GTTTGTACAAGAAGTCTGGCAAGCTGGTGTTCCTTGGATTAGACAATGCTGGAAAAACAACGCTACTGTACATGCTCAGAGACGACAGGCTTGGACAACATGTGCCTACGCTACATCCAA CATCTGAGGAGTTGACTCTTGCCGGAATGACCTTTACAACCTTTGACCTCGGAGGACACTCGCAAG CACGAAGGATCTGGAAGAACTACCTCCCAGCCGTAAATGGTATAGTCTACATGGTGGATTGTGCTGATCGTGAGCGACTAACTGAGGCTAAAGTTGAACTGGAT GCGCTGTTGACAGATGACACCATCTCTAACGTTCCTGTTCTCATCCTGGGGAATAAGATTGACCGTCCAGAGGCCATCAGTGAGGACGCACTGAAAGAAATGTTTGGTCTTCATGGACACACAACTGGAAAG ggCAAAGTGTCGCTTAAAGAGCTTAATTTGAGGCCATTGGAAGTTTTCATGTGTAGTGTGCTGAAGAAACAGGGATATGGAGATGGTTTTCGCTGGCTTTCCCAGTACATAGACTGA